From Trichomycterus rosablanca isolate fTriRos1 chromosome 27, fTriRos1.hap1, whole genome shotgun sequence, a single genomic window includes:
- the lin7c gene encoding protein lin-7 homolog C, protein MASLGEPVRLERDISRAVELLDKLQRTGEVPPQKLQALQRVLQSEFCSAVREVYEHVYETVDINSSPEVRANATAKATVAAFAASEGHSHPRVVELPKTEEGLGFNIMGGKEQNSPIYISRIIPGGIADRHGGLKRGDQLLSVNGVSVEGEHHEKAVELLKAAQGTVKLVVRYTPKVLEEMESRFEKMRSAKRRQQNNYPQQSTPP, encoded by the exons ATGGCCTCTCTCGGGGAACCTGTGCGACTAGAAAGAG ACATTTCTCGTGCCGTCGAGCTGTTGGACAAACTCCAGAGAACGGGAGAAGTGCCACCTCAGAAACTGCAGGCCCTACAGAGGGTTTTGCAAAGTGAATTCTGCAGCGCTGTACGAGAG GTTTATGAACATGTGTATGAGACAGTGGACATTAACAGCAGCCCGGAAGTCAGAGCCAATGCCACAGCGAAG GCCACAGTGGCTGCATTTGCTGCCAGTGAGGGACACTCACACCCTCGTGTAGTGGAGCTCCCTAAGACTGAGGAGGGTCTGGGCTTTAACATCATGGGAGGAAAGGAGCAGAACTCGCCCATCTACATTTCCCGAATCATCCCCGGTGGCATTGCTGACCGCCACGGTGGCCTCAAGAGGGGGGACCAGCTGCTATCTGTCAACGGAGTG AGCGTGGAGGGGGAGCACCATGAGAAAGCAGTGGAGCTCTTAAAGGCGGCACAGGGCACAGTCAAACTCGTGGTCCGGTACACCCCTAAAGTGCTGGAAGAGATGGAGTCTAGGTTTGAAAAGATGCGATCTGCTAAACGCCGCCAACAGAACAACTACCCACA